A single window of Culicoides brevitarsis isolate CSIRO-B50_1 chromosome 3, AGI_CSIRO_Cbre_v1, whole genome shotgun sequence DNA harbors:
- the LOC134835957 gene encoding small ribosomal subunit protein uS15 encodes MGRMHAPGKGISQSALPYRRSVPSWLKLTADDVREQIKKLGKKGMTPSQIGIILRDSHGVAQVRFVNGNKILRIMKAVGLKPDIPEDLYYLIKKAVSIRKHLERNRKDIDSKFRLILIESRIHRLARYYKIKSVLPPTWKYESSTASALVA; translated from the exons ATGGGTCGTATGCACGCTCCTGG AAAGGGTATTTCCCAATCCGCACTACCTTATCGTCGCTCAGTGCCCTCATGGTTGAAACTCACCGCCGACGATGTGAGAGAACAAATCAAAAAGTTGGGCAAAAAGGGTATGACTCCATCCCAAATTG gtATTATCCTTCGTGACTCGCACGGCGTCGCTCAAGTTCGTTTCGTCAATGGCAACAAAATCTTGCGGATCATGAAGGCTGTCGGCTTGAAGCCCGATATCCCCGAGGATTTGTACTACCTCATCAAGAAAGCCGTCTCAATCCGCAAGCATTTGGAACGCAACCGCAAAGACATTGACAGCAAATTCCGTTTGATCTTGATCGAGTCACGTATTCACCGATTGGCCCGCTACTACAAAATCAAGAGCGTTTTGCCACCAACCTGGAAGTACGAATCAAGCACAGCATCAGCTTTGGTTGCCTAA